AAGATATTTATCACCATAGTTCTCTTTTATATAATCTTTTGCTTCTTCCTTGGCGCTGTCAGAAATTCTGGTAGAATCTGTACGCATATATGTGATGAGACCAGTTATCCCACCGGAAGAACGGCCCAAATCAATTCCTTCATATAATTGTTGCGCAATCATCATTGTTTTCTTTGCCCGGAAGTTCAGTTTTCTTGCTGCTTCCTGTTGGAGGGATGAAGTTGTAAATGGAAGTGCGGGGTTTCGTTTTCTTTCCCGTTTTTTCACACTGTCAACAGTGAATTCTTTTCCATCCAGTTTCTTTTTAACCTCTTCCACATCATCTTTGGTTTGCAGTTTTTTCTTCTTGCCATCAACACCATAAAAGGAACCTTCAAATGTTTCGCTTCCTTTTGTAAACACAGCATCAATAGACCAATATTCTTCGGGTTTGAAATTCTCAATTTCTTTCTCCCTGTCAATAATCATTTTTAAAGCAACAGACTGTACCCGTCCTGCACTCAATCCTTTTTTCACTTTCTTCCATAGTAATGGACTGATATTATAACCTACTAAACGGTCCAGAATACGGCGGGCCTGCTGCGCATCTACTAAATTTAAATCTATTGCACGGGGATGCTTAAATGATTCTTTAATAGCATCTTTGGTAATTTCATTAAAAACAACACGGCATTTCGAATTTTCATCTACATTTAAAGCATATGCTAAATGCCATGCAATGGCTTCCCCTTCCCTGTCCGGGTCGGCTGCAAGATAGATTTTTTTCGCTTTTTTCGCTGATTTTCTTAAGTCTTTAAGTATATCTCCTTTTCCTCGGATAGTGATATACTTTGGTTCATAATTATCTTCTACATTTACTCCCGTTTGACTTTTGGGTAAATCACGAACATGACCCATGGAAGCTTTTACTGTATATTTTTTTCCTAAATATCGTTCAATCGTCTTTGCTTTTGCCGGCGATTCAACGATAACGAGATAATCTGACATGTACGTTCCTCCCATAATGAGGTTGACAATTTACGAATAGAAATCTTTCCTAATACTATAGATAGAATACGATTTTGTCAAACACTATTTATTGAACTTTTGAAAATAATAATTCCATTCTGTGTAAATATCTTCCGCAGATTGGATTAATTTAGCACCATTTTGAATGATTTCATTACAACCTGTGCACTGTTTTATAAGCGGATTACCCGGCACTGCAAAAACATCTCTACCCTGGTCAAGAGCCTGATCTACTGTAATCATTGTGCCGCTTTTTTTCATCGCTTCAATCACTAACGTTCCCATTGCCAAACCGCTTATAATCCGGTTTCTTTCAGGAAAATGATATTTTTGAGGCGGTGTATCAGGCGGATATTCGGAAAGAACGAGTCCTTTCTTTACCATCTCTTGATATAGTTTCTGATGTTCTCTAGGATAAACAGAATGAAAACCGCTGCCCAGAACTGCAATCGTATTTCCCTGGCGTTGTAATGTCAGTCGGTGCGCCATACTGTCAACGCCTCTAGCCATTCCGCTAACAATAACCCATTTCGAATCAATTATAGGCGTTATCGCAAGTGCAAGTTTTTCAAATGCTTCTTTCGATGGATTCCTAGTACCGATTACGCTTAGTGCCGGCTGTTTTGTTAATAAGTCTACGTTTCCCGCACCATATAAAACGAGCGGTGCGTCTTTAATTGTATTTAACATAACAGGGTAATATTCGTCAACTATTGTGATGATATGGAACGCTCTTGACTCTTCCAATATCTTTTGTTTTCGTTGGAGATTATGAAGGTCTTTCAAGAGGAGTTGTGCTTTTTTCTGAGGAATTCGAATAATTTGTGACAATTCAGATGAAGAGATTTGGTAAATCTTTTTCAGGTCCGGATCCACCCGTACCCATTTGCGGATAAAAGAACGTGTCGCATAACGACAGCGGCAGAGATGAATGAAGTCTAACCGATTAAAGTGATAGTTCAACGCTTTTCCTTCTCCTTCCTATTAAAAGGAGAAGCCTGGACATCTTGCTGCTTCTACCTTTTATCAGATAGAAGCAGCATTTGCTGTCCGGCTTCTTTTTTAGATAATCTTTACAGTTTTAGTGTGTTTTACATTTTTCCTGCAAGCCTTTTTCTGTTAATGCTTCAATCATTGTTTCTCCCATCACAGCAGGTGTAGCAGCTACTTTAATACCGCAAGATTCCATAATGCGGATTTTTTCTTCTGCTGTACCTTTTCCGCCGGAGATAATCGCACCTGCGTGGCCCATCCGTTTTCCTGGAGGCGCCGTTGCTCCGCCGATAAATCCAACGACTGGTTTTGTCATGTTCGCTTTGATCCACTCAGCAGCTTCTTCTTCCGCAGTACCGCCGATTTCACCAATCATGATAACTGCTTCTGTTTCCGGATCATTATTAAATGCATCTAATACATCAATAAAGTTTGTCCCATTAACAGGGTCGCCACCAATACCAACAGCTGTTGTTTGTCCATAACCAGCTTCTGATAATTGATGAACTGCTTCATAGGTTAGGGTACCAGAACGGGAAACAACTCCGATATGTCCTTTTTTATGAATATATCCAGGCATAATACCAATTTTTGTTTCATCTGCAGTGATTACACCAGGGCAGTTAGGGCCGACAAGACGTGTTTTCTTGCCTTCCATATAACGTTTTACTTTTACCATATCCATCACTGGAATGTGCTCTGTAATACAGATTACTAAATCAAGCTCTGCATCTGTTGCTTCCAAAATCGCATCAGCGGCAAACGGAGCCGGTACATAGATAACCGATGCAGTTGCTCCAGTAGCTTTTACAGCATCTTCCACAGTATTAAAGACAGGAACGCCTTCTACTTCTGTCCCCGCTTTTTTCGGTGTCACACCACCAACAATTTGAGTCCCATAGTCCAGCATTTGTTTTGTATGGAAACGCGCTGTTCCACCTGTAATTCCTTGGACTATTACTTTTGTATCTTTATTTACATAAACACTCATTCTAAGTCCGTCCTTTCCTATTTGTAAGTCAATACACGGTAACTACTAAACTTTATTTTACGGCAGCAACAATTTTTTCTGCGCCATCTGCCATAGAAGATGCAGAGGTAATATTCAGACCTGATTCATCTAGAATTTCTTTACCCCGCTCTACGTTTGTGCCTTCCAAGCGAACAACCAACGGAATCGTTAGTCCCATTTGTTTTGTTGCTTCCACAACACCTTCAGCGATGACATCACACTTCATAATTCCACCGAAAATGTTTACAAAAATCCCTTTTACATTTTTATCGGAAAGAATAATTTTAAATGCTTCTGTTACTTTCTCGGTTGTAGCACCGCCCCCTACATCAAGGAAGTTTGCCGGATCGCCGCCATAATGCTTAATAATGTCCATTGTAGACATTGCCAAACCGGCGCCATTTACCATACATCCGATATTTCCATCTAAGGAAACATAGCTTAAGTCATATTTAGAAGCTTGAATTTCTTTCTCATCTTCTTCGGCCAAATCACGCAAATCGGCTATATCCGATTGACGATACAAGGCGTTATCATCAAAATTTAATTTTGCATCCAATGCAAGCACTTCATTATCGCCAGTTGTTACAAGCGGATTGATTTCTGCGATAGAGCAATCTTTGGCAACAAAAGCATCATAAAGCGCCGTCATAAATTTAACTGCTTTCCCCAGCAATTCATCCGGGATATTAATATTAAAAGCTAGTCTTCTAGCTTGATATGGTGATAGACCAACAACCGGATCAATCACTTCTTTAAAGATTTTTTCTGGTGTTGCTTCTGCCACTTCTTCTATTTCTGTGCCGCCTTCTTCAGACGCCATCATAACAACTTTGGATGTAGCGCGATCAAGAACTACCCCTACGTAATATTCACGCTGAATATCACAGCCTTCTTCAATAAGTAAACGTTTTACTTCTGTGCCATCAGGGCCATTTTGATGTGTTACAAGGGTCTTTCCTAAAATTTCATCCGCATATGTACGAACTTCCTCCAGGCTCTTTGCAACCTTTACACCGCCGGCTTTTCCGCGCCCGCCAGCATGGATTTGCGCTTTGACAACGGTTACAGACGACCCAAGCTTCTCTGCTGCTTCTACAGCTTCGTCAACGGAATAAGCTACATGACCGTCGGGAACGTTTACACCAAATTCTCGTAAAACTTGTTTACCTTGGTACTCATGAATGTTCATCTTCCATCCTCCTATCAAAATCAATGCAATACTATTGTATTAAAAATAGAGAAAATAAACAAGAAATAGAGAACATAAATTCAATATTATTTCCTTTTTCATCAAAAACAATGATTTATTGAAGGTGAATTTTTCCATCCTTTCCCAAAATCGTTTTATCATTTGTTCGCTTTTCCGGTTTGTTTATCTGCCCGATAGATAAAGGCAAATACTTCTGAAACGACTTGGAACAGTTCTTCCGGAATCTGTTCATTGATGTTTAATTCCGACAGCACTTCTACTAAGGACGGGTCATCCACTATCGGTATGTGATGCTCCTCCGCCCGTTCGATGATTTCTTCAGCCAGGAAGCCTTTCCCTGCGGCGGCAACTCGTGGTGCTTCTTCCATACGCTGCTCATAGCTTAAAGCAACTGCTTTTTTCCGTTTCTCATTCATATGCGAAAGTCCACCTTTCTCTGGACAGATTGTTCATCAGCAGTGCTCCCTGCCTGATGTTGCTTACCATCTTCTGTATAAGGTTTGCAGGTAATGGATGCTACTTGATAATCCATTTTTTCCAATGCTTCTTGTAAATCAGGACGCAATTGGTCTACTAACATCGGTGTAGATGGCTGATCATTATAAACTGTAATAGCAACTGCCTGCTTGTGAACATGCAAATCTACGATGGTTTCTTTCATACTGTATAGCTCCAAGTCAAATATAATCCGGCAATGTTCCGGATCAATCCTTCCATCAGCTGTTTTCTTTCCTTCAAATTGTAAATCGATATCCTTGGATAAACCAAACTTTTGACTAGGTATCTGTATATTAGCCTGTATAAAATAATGATTGTCCTGCATATTATTTATTTGCATACCATTTAAAAAATGAACGACTTGCTGTGCGTTTTCTCTACCCGGAGTGCTCCCGTTTTGCTGAAGCATTTCCAGTAGTAAATGTTTGAATTGCATCGTATGAGGCTCGTCTGTTTTCAGGGAGCTTTCTGCATTTAAACCAGCATCACGCAGGACCCATAGCATTTGCTGCAAAAATTGTTCTTTCGGATGATGCGCATTAGTTTCATTTGAAGCCATCCAAATGTTCATCAATCGCTCCAGTGCCTGATAATTTTTCGGTTCCATTAAAGCTTCCAGCAAAGGGCGCATGGTGTCTTTCCCTTCCTGCGTTATCGTCTCAGGATGAGCGAAATACGAAGGAAATACAGCGGTTAGATTTGTCTTCGATTGCTTTGCGGTATTATTCCCTTGCGCCATCGCTCCATGTAATGCTTTAGCCTCTGTCATTAATTGTTTCTGGCTGTTCAAAATAGACTGGAGTTGTTCCCTGGTGCCCTCAAAACTGCTTGTAAATGGTACCGCCGTTGTTCCTTGGCTTTTTGATATAGATGGTTGCCATTGCTGTAATGCATTGATCCACCCTTGCTTATCTAATGTTTTTGAGATAATGCCGAGGTCTTGCAAAAGAGGAAACAGTACTGGTTTTGCAGCTTGGGCATCGGCAGTCAGGACATTCCTCGCCATTCTTTCCGTAGATGTATCTAAAATATGCATGAACCGTTCCAGCGTTTGAAAGTTTTCCGGCACTGATAATGCTTTGATTACTTGCCGGGTATCCGCTTCATTTCCTTGTGCCTGATTTGAAAAATATGTTGGATATTGTGCTTCCAAGTTTGGTCTCATCTGCGCTGTCGTATTATTTCCCTGTTGTACTGCATTTGCTTCAGCTAGCAGCAGCTGCTGGTTCGCTAAAATCGATTGAAGCTGCCGCTTGGTTCCTTCAAAACTGGCTGTAAATGGAGATGTGGATGCTGCTTGGTTTGGTGTATTCTGCGGACCTGACGGGTTCCATTGTTGTAAAATATTCGACCATCCTTGTCTATCCAATGCTTTGGAAACGATACCGAGGTCTTGAAGCAATGGAAATAAAACAGGTCTGGCTGTTTGAGCATCCGCAGTCAGAATTGCACGTACAGCACTCTGTTCAGATGGAAAGCCTCTTAGAACATGTTCTAAATCAGCTTGCAGCATCGGTTGCTGTCCAGGAGAAAGAGAGCGGTCTAATGATGCTAAACCTTCACTGATACTGCCATTTTGTAATACGTGCACCGCTTGAAAAGAAGCTTGCGTTACCGGAATACGCATCTTCATCAGCTGCATGAGAACAGGCAAGGCTTGCTGCCGGGAAATTTTATTTTCCTGAATATATTGGAGGGCCTGCTTCAGATCACTTCGTTGTATAGGTACCTGTTCTTTGGCAAGAGCGTTAACCAGCCGGACAGACAGCTTATTTTCTTTTATACCAAGTTGCTGCAATAGCTGGCGCGTTATTTGCTGTCCATTCTGCAGTTCACCGGTCATTACTTTTAACTCCGGCATATTCCCTTCCGTGGAGTCCACTTGAAAAAAGTATCTGCCGCCAACAGAAAGAGAGGCCTCAAGCTGGGCTATCACCTGTTGTCCTTGCATTTGAATCACAGCTCGATGATGTGGATAAAGCTGCTTGACAGTACCCTGTAAAACATCGCCCGCTTTCAAATTCTGAAGCAAACCTGCTTTGGTTGATTGTGATAATTTCCCCGTCATTACATTATCTTGAATCCGCATAGCTTCTCCTCTTTTTTCTTTATTCTTTTAATAATGTTTTTATTGGAGCAAAACTCGCTCGATGGTAAGGTGTCACTCCGGATTGATTCAGTCCATCCAAGTGTGCTTTCGTTCCATATCCCATATTTTTATCAAAATGGTAAGTCGGATATTTTGTATGTAATTCTTTCATGAACTGGTCACGGGCTACTTTTGCCAAAATACTGGCCGCTGCAATACTGATACTGGAGGCGTCTCCTTTGATAATGGCTTCTTGGGAATGATTTAGTCCCGGAAGATGAACGGCATCTACTAATACATGTTCCGGCGAAGGAGTTAATCCAGCCAGCGCTTCGTACATTGCTTTTTTCGTTGCTTCATAAATATTCATTGCATCAATCACCTGATTATCTATAAAAGAAATGTGGTAACTGACTGCATGTTCCTTGATATATGTACTATATTCTTCTCTCACGCTTTCTTTCAGCTTCTTAGAATCATTTAAGCCGATTAAACGA
The nucleotide sequence above comes from Oceanobacillus timonensis. Encoded proteins:
- the sucC gene encoding ADP-forming succinate--CoA ligase subunit beta translates to MNIHEYQGKQVLREFGVNVPDGHVAYSVDEAVEAAEKLGSSVTVVKAQIHAGGRGKAGGVKVAKSLEEVRTYADEILGKTLVTHQNGPDGTEVKRLLIEEGCDIQREYYVGVVLDRATSKVVMMASEEGGTEIEEVAEATPEKIFKEVIDPVVGLSPYQARRLAFNINIPDELLGKAVKFMTALYDAFVAKDCSIAEINPLVTTGDNEVLALDAKLNFDDNALYRQSDIADLRDLAEEDEKEIQASKYDLSYVSLDGNIGCMVNGAGLAMSTMDIIKHYGGDPANFLDVGGGATTEKVTEAFKIILSDKNVKGIFVNIFGGIMKCDVIAEGVVEATKQMGLTIPLVVRLEGTNVERGKEILDESGLNITSASSMADGAEKIVAAVK
- a CDS encoding EscU/YscU/HrcU family type III secretion system export apparatus switch protein — translated: MNEKRKKAVALSYEQRMEEAPRVAAAGKGFLAEEIIERAEEHHIPIVDDPSLVEVLSELNINEQIPEELFQVVSEVFAFIYRADKQTGKANK
- the sucD gene encoding succinate--CoA ligase subunit alpha, whose protein sequence is MSVYVNKDTKVIVQGITGGTARFHTKQMLDYGTQIVGGVTPKKAGTEVEGVPVFNTVEDAVKATGATASVIYVPAPFAADAILEATDAELDLVICITEHIPVMDMVKVKRYMEGKKTRLVGPNCPGVITADETKIGIMPGYIHKKGHIGVVSRSGTLTYEAVHQLSEAGYGQTTAVGIGGDPVNGTNFIDVLDAFNNDPETEAVIMIGEIGGTAEEEAAEWIKANMTKPVVGFIGGATAPPGKRMGHAGAIISGGKGTAEEKIRIMESCGIKVAATPAVMGETMIEALTEKGLQEKCKTH
- a CDS encoding ribonuclease HII is translated as MKKQSIAEIKQLLHGDNLTSEEWEMLVQDDRKGVQTLLKSYQRKQAREKQLIEQFESMQQYERKAYSNGAKWIAGVDEVGRGPLAGPVVAAAVILPEDFRLIGLNDSKKLKESVREEYSTYIKEHAVSYHISFIDNQVIDAMNIYEATKKAMYEALAGLTPSPEHVLVDAVHLPGLNHSQEAIIKGDASSISIAAASILAKVARDQFMKELHTKYPTYHFDKNMGYGTKAHLDGLNQSGVTPYHRASFAPIKTLLKE
- the dprA gene encoding DNA-processing protein DprA, which codes for MNYHFNRLDFIHLCRCRYATRSFIRKWVRVDPDLKKIYQISSSELSQIIRIPQKKAQLLLKDLHNLQRKQKILEESRAFHIITIVDEYYPVMLNTIKDAPLVLYGAGNVDLLTKQPALSVIGTRNPSKEAFEKLALAITPIIDSKWVIVSGMARGVDSMAHRLTLQRQGNTIAVLGSGFHSVYPREHQKLYQEMVKKGLVLSEYPPDTPPQKYHFPERNRIISGLAMGTLVIEAMKKSGTMITVDQALDQGRDVFAVPGNPLIKQCTGCNEIIQNGAKLIQSAEDIYTEWNYYFQKFNK